From Micromonospora echinospora:
AGATGCAGGACCGCGCCGGCGTGGCGGTGCTGGTCTGCGACCCGGACGGCCCGCCGATCGCGACCGAACGCGACGCGCTGGACCTGGTCGGCGCGGCGTTCCTCGGCGCGACAGTGGTGGCGGTGCCGGCTACCCGGCTCGACCCCAGCTTCTTCACGCTCGGCACCCGCTTCGCCGGCGAGGTGATGCAGAAGTTCGTCAACTACCGGCTGCGCCTGGCGATCGTCGGCGACATCTCCACTTACCTGGAGCGCAGTGGCGCCCTGCGCGCGCTGGTCGCCGAGTCCAACCGGCACGACCAGGTGTGGTTCGTCCCGGACCTGGCCGCGCTCGACGACCGGCTGCGCGCCACCACCTGACCCCGCCCCGGCCTCGCCCCGCCGATCTTGCGCTTGCGGCCCTCGTGCGAGGTGTTTTGCCGGGTTTGCCCGGGCACCAACTGCAAGATCAGCGGCGGAGCGCGGCCGGCGCGGTGAGGGCGGGGTGGCGCCGGGTCAGGCCGACTGGTCGCTCGGTCCGGCGCCCGCGTCACGGGTTCCGGGCGGTGGGTAGGGCCGTTCCGCGAGCAGCCGGGCCAGGTGGGCACTGTTGAGCGCCAGCGCGGCCGTGGTGCGGCCGGTCGTGTCGGGTTTGGGGCGGGCGTCGACGTAGTCGGTCTTGTGCAGCGCCTCCCCGACCCAGTAGGTGGCCCCGGCGGCCGGGCAGGTGAACCCCACCTCGTTGAGGGCCTGCTGCACCTCGGCGATGGTGTGGTGCGCGCCGTCCTCGTTGCCGACCACGGCCACCCCGCCGACTTTGCCGTAGGTGCGCAGGCGGCCCTGGTCGTCGGTCTCGGACAGCTCGGCGTCCAACCGTTCGAGGACCATCTTGGTCACCGCCGAGGGCTGACCGAGCCAGATCGGCGTGGCGATGATCAGGATCTGGGCGGCGAGCAGTTTGGCGCGGATGGCGGGCCAGCCGTCGCCGTCGCCCTCGTCGACGGAGACCCCGAAGCGCACGTCGTGGTCGACAACCCGGACGATCTCGCCGTTGACGCCCTGATCGGCCAGCGCGTCGAGCACCTCCTGACCGAGCACCTGCGAACTGGACGTCGCCGGTGAGCGCTTCAGGGTGCAGTTGAGCACGAGTGCTCGGACAGCGGTCATGACCAGGTCCTCTCCGCCTCGGGAGTGCGGGACTTGATACCCGCGACCGGGGCCGGGATGCGTCAGCCGGCGCGGTGGCGGCGGTGCGCGCGGGCGGTGTCGACCGGCCGCCCGGGGTCGACGTGGCGCGGCAGGTCCGGCTCGTCGGGGCGCAGCGGGACCAGGCCCTCGGTGATCGCGTCGATGATCCGGTCGGTGGCCTGCCGGGCCGAGCCGGGGGAGCCCGAGCGCAGGTCGTCGATCGCCACCGGGGCGCCGAAGTGCACCCGGATGACGGGCCGGCGCACGAGCGCCCGGGCAACGCCGCGCAGCATCCCCTTGGGCGCGTGGTACGGCAGCACCTCGTGCGAGCCCCACTGGGCCACCGGGACGACGGCGGCGCCGCTGGCGAAGGCGAGCCGGGCCGTGCCGGTCTTGCCCCGCTCGGGCCACATGCCGGGGTCGAGTCCGATGCGTCCCTCCGGGTAGACGAGCACCACCGAGCCGCCGGCCACGGCCTGGGCGGCGACCTCCAGCGAGCGGTGCACGGCGGCGGTGCCGCGGTCGACGCGGATGTGCCCGGCGTGGCGCATCAGCGCCCCGATCACGGGAGTGCGGAACAGGCCGCCGGTGGCCATGATCCGGGGCGCGACGTCGCGGACCCGGCACGCGGCGGCGAGCACGACCGGGTCGAACGGGCTGATGTGGTTGGCCGCCAGGATCAGCGGGCCGCGGCGCAGCGCGTCGGGCACGTCGCCGGTGACCTCCAGCCGGCCGACCAGCCCGACGGCGACGCGGGCGAGCGTCTGCGCGCCCCGCCAGAACAGCGGCGCGCGCCAGAGGGTGCTGTTCATCAGTGCTGGATGGTCGCACGAGCCGGGGCGACCCCGGCACCCGGCACGGTGATCCCGGGACCGGCAGGTCCTCCGGCAAGGGTGATCAGGGTCATTGGTCCCGGGTCGGGTGAGGCCCTGCGGCCCTGCTGCCGCGCCTACGACGACGAGTAGTATCTACTACGTCTCGTAGTATGCGCAGCTGGGGGTTTACTGGTGGACGCGTTGGACGTCGCCCGCTGGCAGTTCGGTGTCACCACCGTCTACCACTTCTTGTTCGTGCCGTTGACCATCGGCCTGTCCGTGCTGGTGGCGATCCTCCAGACCATGTGGCACCGCACCGGCAACGAGCGGTACCTCAAACTCACCAAGTTCTACGGCAAGCTGTTCCTGATCAACTTCGCGATGGGTGTGGTCACCGGCATCGTGCAGGAGTTCCAGTTCGGCATGAACTGGAGCGACTACTCCCGCTTCGTCGGCGACATCTTCGGCGCGCCACTGGCCATCGAGGCCCTTGTCGCGTTCTTCCTGGAGTCCACGTTCATCGGCCTGTGGATCTTCGGCTGGGACCGGCTGCCCAAGCGCCTGCACCTCGCCTCGATCTGGGCCGCCGCGATCGGCACCAACCTGTCGGCGTACTTCATCCTCGCCGCGAACTCGTTCATGCAGAACCCGGTCGGCTTCCGGATCAACCCGGAGAGCGGCCGTGCCGAGCTGACCGACTTCGTCGCCGTGCTCACCAACAAGGTCGCCCTGATCACCTTCCCGCACACCCTGGCCGGCGCGTTCCTGGTCGCCGGGTCGCTGATGGTCACCGTCGGCCTGTGGCACGTGATGCGCAACCGCGACAGCGCCGACACCGGCGCGTACCGCTTCGCCACCAAGCTCGGCTCCTGGGTCGTACTGGTCTCCTCGGCGCTGGTCCTCCTCACCGGCGACATCCAGGGCAAGATCATGACCGACGTGCAGCCGATGAAGATGGCCGCCGCCGAGGGCCTCTACACCACCGAGAGCCCCGCCTCGTTCTCCGTGCTCACCGTCGGCAGCCTCGACGGCAGCCGCGAGCTGTTCGCCATCAAGATCCCGTACCTGCTGTCGTTCCTCGGCACCGGCGACCCCAACGGCACCGTGCAGGGCATCAACGACCTGCAGGCCCAGTACGCCAGCCAGTACGGCCCCGGCAACTACGCCCCGATCATCCCGGTCACCTACTGGAGCTTCCGCTTCATGATCGGCTTCGGGCTGGCGGCCGCCGCGATCGCGCTGCTGGTGCTCTGGAGCCAGCGCAAGGGCCGCACCCCCACCAGCAAGTGGCTGCTGCGCGCCGGCCTGGTCATGCCCGTGCTGCCGCTGCTGGCCAACTCCTTCGGCTGGATCTTCACCGAGATGGGCCGCCAGCCCTGGATCGTCTTCGGCGAGATGCTCACCCGCGACGGCGTGTCCCGCAGCGTCTCCCTGACCGAGGTCCTCACCTCCTTCACCGCGTTCACACTCATCTACGCCGTCCTCGCGGTGGTCGAGTTCAAGCTGCTGGTCCGCTACGCCCGCGCCGGCGTCCCGGACGTCACCCCGCAGACCGACGACGACGACACCGACGACGCCGAGCGCCCGCTGGCGTTCGCCTACTGACACCCCGGAGCCCAACCGTGGAACTGACGACCGTCTGGTTTCTCCTCGTGGCCGTGCTCTTCACCGGCTACTTCATCCTCGAAGGCTTCGACTTCGGCGTCGGGATGCTGCTGCCGGTGCTCGGCCGCGACGACCGGCAGCGCCGTGTCATGATCAACACCATCGGCCCGGTCTGGGACGGCAACGAGGTGTGGCTGATCACCGCCGGCGGCGCCATGTTCGCCGCCTTCCCCGAGTGGTACGCCACCCTGTTCTCCGGCTTCTACCTGCCGCTGCTGCTCATCCTGCTGGCCCTGATCGCCCGCGGCGTCGCCTTCGAGTACCGCCACAAGCGGCCCGAGGCGTCCTGGAAGCGCCGCTGGGACCAGGCCATCTTCTGGGGCTCGGCGATCCCGGCCGTGCTGTGGGGCGTGGCGTTCGCCAACATCTTCCGCGGCGTGCCGCTGGACGCCGACCACGAGTACGTCGGCGGGCTGTTCGACCTGCTCAACCCGTACGCGCTGCTCGGCGGCCTGACCACGCTGGGGCTGTTCCTCACCCACGGCGCGGTGTTCCTGGCGCTCAAGACCACCGGCGACATCCGGGAGCGCGCCGGCGCCCTCGCGGTGAAGCTCGGCGTCGGCACCGCGGTGGCCGCCGTGGCGTTCCTGAGCTGGACGCTGACCATCCGCTCCAGCGCCGCCGCCGTCGTGCTCGCCGTCGGCGCCGCCCTCGCGCTGCTCGGCGGTCTGGCCGCGGCCAAGGTACGCCGGGAGGGCTGGGCGTTCACCGGCACCGCCGTGGCCATCGCCCTGGCCGTGGCGACCCTGTTCGCGGCGCTGTTCCCGAACGTGATGCCGTCCACCCTCGACGCGGCCGGCACGCTGACCGCCACCAACGCCGCGTCCACCCCGTACACCCTGAAGATCATGACCTGGGTGGCCGTGGTGTTCACCCCGATCGTGCTGGCCTACCAGGGTTGGACGTACTGGGTGTTCCGCCGCCGGATCGGGGTACAGAACATTCCGCAACACTGATCGACCTGTGGGCGCAGGGGCGCGGGGCCGGTGCGAGGGGGTCGCACCGGCCCCGCGGGGCGTTCCGGGGTCAGCGCGCCTCGCGCAGCTCCGCCAGCCGCGCCTCGATCTCGGCCAGCTCCGCGCGCAGCTTCTCCGCCTGCTGCTCCGCCTCGGCCCGCTCGGCGGCCAGGATCTGCTCCACCGCCTCCTGCACCCCCGGCACGTCCACCAGCGCCACCATCCGCAACGCCTCGGCCGGCTTCACCACGTACGGCCGGGCCAGCGCCTTCGTGCCCTGCTGCGCGGCGACCGTCCACTCGCCCTCGGCGTACGCGAGCGTCACCGTCAGCCCCGGCGGGGTCTTCGGCTTCGCCGCCTTCGCCGCCCGCTTGGCCGGCTTCGGTTCCGCCGCCGGCTGTTCCACCTTCGGCTCCTCCCGCCGTGGCGCCGGCACCCGCGGCGTGTCCAGCACGAACTCCGGCTCCGGTGGCGCCGGCGGCTGCTCCGGTTCCGGCTTCGGCTCGGCGGCCGGCCGCCGCCCGGCACCCTTCGGTGCGATCGCCACGTCGGCGGGGGAGAACGGCAGCTCGTCGCGGCCGAAGCGGACCACCACGAACTCCTCCGACGCCTCCGGGTCGGTCAGCTCCACCACCTGCCCGATCTGCCCGGCGATCTGCCCGGCCGTATCGGTGAACACCACCCGGGGCTTGCGGCCAGCCGCCAGCGCCTCCCGGATCCCCTGAACCTCGTCAGTGGACAAACCCTGACCCGCCATCACGCCCTCTTCCGTACACCTGTTTGACGCAGCCTTGATACCAGCCGGCTGCGACACCTCGACGATCAGCCCCCGAGGGCCCGCAACGCCGCGTCGGCGTGCTCGTTCATGCTCAGCTCACTGCGCACCACCGCGAGCACCCGCCGGTCCGTGCCGATCACGAACGTCATCCGCCGCGTGCTCAGCGGCCCCAGCGGCAGCCGCCGCCGCACCCCGAACGCGTCCGCCACCGCGCCGTCGACGTCGGAGAGCAGCGGATAGTCGAACCCGTGCAGGCGGGAGAACTCGGCCTGCCGCTCCACCGGATCGCGGCTGATCCCCACCCGAGACGCGCCCACCGCCGCGAACTCCGCCGCCAGGTCCCGGAAGTGGCAGCTCTCCGCGGTGCAGCCCCGCGTCATCGCCGCCGGGTAGAAGAACAGCACCACCGGCCCGGCGGCCAGGAACTCCGACAGGCGCCGCGGCGTTCCCGTCTCGTCCGGCAGCGTGAAATCCTCGACCAGGTCACCGACACCCATCGCGTTACTCATGACGCGAGGATATGTAGACATCGGCGATCCGGCTCCGTCGTACCCGGCGAGCGGCGGAGAGGCACCGCCGCACGACGCGAAGGACCAACAGTGAAGTACGTAATCATGATCCACTCCAACCCGGAGCCGTGGGGTCACCCCACCTCCGAGTATCTGGCCTCCTACCAGGAGCTGCCCGCCGAGGTACGGGACCGGCTCAACGCCGACTTCGAGCAGGTGCTGACCGAGCTGCACGCCAACGGCGAGCTGGTCGTCGGTGAGGCGCTCGCCGACCCCGGCACCGCACGGCTGTACCGATGGAGCGACGGCGCGCCGCTGGTGACCGACGGCCCGTACTCCGAGGCCAAGGAACACCTCGCCGGTTTCTTCCTGATCGACGTGGAGGACCAGGCCCGCGCCGAGGCCGTCGCCGCGAAGTTCGCCGGCCCGGGGGAGACCGTCGAGCTGCGGCCCCTGATGTGGCCGGGCGGCTCCGATCAGTAACGCCACGGCACTGGCGGACGTGTGGCGCCGGGAGGCACCGCACGTCCGCGCCGCGCTGCTGCGCCGCTACGGGCACCCCGACACCTGCGAGGACGCCCTGCAGGACGCGGCGGAGGCGGCCGCCGCCCACTGGCCGCGCACCGGCGTCCCCGACGACCCCCGCGCCTGGCTCATCCGGGTCGCCGCCCGACGGCTGATCGACCGGATCCGCGCCGACGCGGCCCGTACCCGCCGCGAGCGGCTCGACGCGGCCCGGCAACCCGACGCCGGCGTCGTACCGCCCGTCGACGACACGCCCGTGACCGGCGCCGACGACACGTTGCGGCTGCTGTTCCTGTGCTGCCACCCGGCGCTGAGCCGCCCCTCCCAGGTCGCGCTGACCCTGCGCGCGGTGGCCGGCCTGCGCGTGGAGCAGATCGCCGCCGCCTACCTGGTCCCGGCCCGGACCATGACCCAGCGGCTGAGCCGGGCCCGCGCGACGCTGCGCGAGGCGGGCGCCCGGTTCACCATGCCGCCGCCGCACGCGCTGCCCGGCCGGGTGGCCGCCGTGCTCGACGTGTGCCACCTGGTGTTCAGCGAGGGCTACACCCGCACCTCCGGCGACCAGCTCCTGGACGTCGAACTCGCCGAGGAGGCGATCCGGCTCACCCGCCAGGTCCACGCCGCGCTGCCCGAGCACCACGAGGTGACCGGCGCGCTGGCGCTGATGCTGCTCACCCACGCCCGGTCGCCCGCCCGCACCGACGCCGCCGGTGACCTCGTGCCGCTCGCCGAGCAGGACCGCTCCCGCTGGCGCGCCGACCTCGTCGACGAGGGCGTCACGCTGCTCGGCCAGGCCCTGCCCCGGGGCCCGGTGGGCCGCTACCAGCTCCAGGCGGCCATCGCCGCCGTCCACGCCGAGGCGCCGACCTTCGACGACACCGACTGGCTGCAGATCAGCGTCCTCTACGACATGCTGGGCCGGGTCGCCCCCAGCCCGTTCGTCACGCTCAACCAGGCCGTCGCCGTGGCCATGGCGCACGGCCCCGACGTCGGGCTGGCGCTGCTCGGCCCGCTGCACGCCGACCCGGCCATGCGCGGCCACCACCGGCTGCACGCCGTCCGCGCCCACCTGCTGGAGCTGCACGGCGACCCGCAGGCCGCCGCCGAGCACTACCGGCTGGCCGCCCGGCTCACCGGCAGCCTGCCCGAACAGCGCTACCTCAACCGGCGCCTGAGCCGCCTGACCAGCGCCTCCTGATCGGTCAGACGGCTGCGGTCACCGCCACACCCCGGCCACCTCGCCGGCCACCGCGTCGGCCTGGGCGAACCCGGCCCGCGCCGACGCCGCCCGCCGCGCCGGATCCAGCACGTTGCGGCCGATCGCCGTCCGCGCCGCCCGGTCCGGCGACACCACGGCCACCCGCGCGCCCGCCGCCCGCAGCGCCGCCACCTGCGCCGACAGCCGCGGCATCGGTCCCACCGCCGCGCGGGTCGGCGCCAGCACCACCACCCGCTCGCACCCGGCTGCCAGATCCGCGTTCACCGGGGAGCGGACGCCGCCGTCGACGAACCGCCGGTCACCGATCGTCACCGGCGGCCAGACCCCCGGCACCGCGCAACTGGCCCCCACCGCGTCCACCAGCGACGCCCCGCTGTCGGCGTCGAACACCACGAACTCGCCGGAGGCCGCGTCCACGGCGGTCACCAGCAGCCGCGCCGCCGGCCACTGCGGCGACGGCAGCCGCGCCGCGATCACCGCCCGCCGTGACTGCTCCGACGGGGTACGCGCCGACAACGCCAGCGCGCCGATACGTGCCCGGGCCCGCGCCGCGTCCCGGCCCCGCCCACCGGCCCACGCCCAGCGCAACAGCACCGCCGTCCCGAGCCGCGCCGACGCCTCCTCGCGTGGCGGCCGCAGCTGCGCCTCGTACAACTGCGTCAGCGGCGTGCCCGAGCGCACCTGCGCGCCGACCACCGACCCGGCGGAGGTGCCCACCACCAGCTCCGCCTCGTCCAACCGCAGGCCGTGCCCGGCCAGCCCGGCCAGCAGACCCAGCTCCCAGGCCACTCCGGTGACACCGCCGCCACCCAGCACCAACGCGCGCCCCATGTGACAGTCCTCTCCACCCCGGATGGTCCCGCCCACGGTAACGTCGCCCCCACCACGAGGCAGGGGAGAAGGGCATTGACCTCCGTCACCATCGTCACCGGGGGAGGGCGGGGCATCGGCGCGGCCACCGCCCGCCGGCTCGCCGCCGAGGGCCACGACCTGGTGATCGGCTACCGCGCCGACCACGCCGCCGCCGAGGCGGTGGCCGCCGACGTTCGCGCGGCCGGCCACCGGGCCGTCACCGTCGCCGCCGACACCACCGACCCCGACCAGGTACGCCGGATCTTCGACGCCGCCGACCGGCTCGGCCCGCTCACCGGCCTGGTCAACAACGCCGGCGTCACCAGCCCGATCGGCCCGTTCACCGACCTGCGCGTCGACGACCTGCGCGAGGTCGTCGACGTCAACCTCATCGGGTACGTGCTCTGCGCCCAGCAGGCGGCCCGCCGGCTCACCCACGGCGGCGCCATCGTGAACGTCTCCTCCGTGGCAGCCACGCTCGGCTCACCCGGCGAGTACGTCCACTACGCCGCCGTCAAGGCCGCCACCGACACCCTCACCGTCGGGCTGGCGAAGGAACTCGCGCCGCGCGGCATCCGGGTCAACGCTGTCGCTCCGGGCATCATCCGCACCACCATCCACGCCCGCTCCGGCGCGCCCGACCGGCCCGACACCGCCGCCGGACGGATCCCGCTGGGCCGCGCCGGGGAACCCGAGGAGGTCGCCGGCGCGATCGCCCACCTGCTCGGCCCGGACGCCTCGTACACCACGGGCGCGGTTCTGCGCGTCGGCGGCGGGCTCTGACACGACGGCGGCCCGGGGTGTACCGCCCCGGGCCGCCGCGTCGCGTCTCCTACTGGGTGAACAGCTTCGCCGCCGTGATCACCGTCTGCACCACGCCGTAGCCCAGCAGCGCCGACACCACCAGCCACGACAACACCAGGCGAACCAGCTGCCCGCCACCGCTGTGCTCGTTCACGATCCGCTCCTCTCCGTCGACCCCGGCTGTCCCTGCCCCGTCTCGCCCCGCCCGGACGCGGGCTCGTGGTAACGCTCCGGCACCGGCCGCACCAGCAGGTTCGCCACCAGCCCCACCGCCAGCACGCCGACCATCGTGAACAGCGCCGGCCGGTACGCCGCCGCGGTCAACGTGCCCGGCTCGCCCTGCGCGTCGAGGAACCCGTTGACGATCAGCGGCCCGGCCACGCCCGCCGCCGACCACGCGGTCAGCAGCCGGCCGTGGATCGCGCCCACCTCGAACGTGCCGAACAGGTCCCGCAGGTACGCCGGAATGGTCGCGAACCCGCCGCCGTAGAACGACAGGATCACGGACGCCAGCAGCACGAACAACGCCGTCGAGGTCTGCCCCACCAGCGCCAGCACCAGGTACAGCACCATGCCCACACCCAGGTACACCACGTAGATCGGCTTACGGCCGATCACGTCCGACGTGGACGACCACACGAACCGGCCCGCCATGTTGAACAGCGACAGCAGTCCCACGAACCCGCCGGCCGCCGCCACCGACACCGCCGAGGTCCCGTTGTCGCGGAAGAAGTCCTGGATCATCGGACTGGCCTGCTCCAGGATGCCGATACCCGCCGTCACGTTGCAGAACAGCACCACCCACAGCAGCCAGAACGACCGCGTCCTGACCGCGTTGGCCGCCGACACGTTGGCGGTGGTCACCAGCGGCTTCTCCGCCACCTTCGACGGGTCGAACCCGGCCGGGCGCCAGTCCGGCGCGGGCACCCGCACGTTGAACACCCCGAACATCATGATCACGAAGTAGCCGATGCCGAGCGTCACGAACAGCCACACCAGCGCCGACCCGGACGCCGTGGAACCGCTGTCCGACGGGTCGTAACCCGCGTCGTAGAACGACAACAGCTGCCGGGACAGGGGAGAGGCCACCATCGCCCCACCACCGAACCCCATGATCGCCAGCCCGGTCGCCAGACCCGGCCGATCCGGAAACCACTTGATCAACGTGGAGACGGGGGAGATGTAGCCGATACCCAGACCGATGCCGCCCAGCACGCCGTACCCCAGATACAGCAGCCACAGCTGCCCGGTCGCGATGCCCAGCGCACCGACCAGGAACCCCGCCGCCCAGAAACACGCCGAGACGAACATCGCCTTACGCGGCCCGTTCGCCTCCACCCACGTACCGGCCACCGCGGCCGACAGCCCCAGCATCACGATCGCGATGCTGAAGATCACTCCGATCGCCGTCTGCCCCGTGTCGAAATGCGCGATGAGCGAGTTCTTGTACACGCTCGTCGCGTACACCTGTCCGATGCACAGATGGATCGCCAGCGCCGCCGGAGGGATCAGCCAGCGGCTGTACCCCGGCGGCGCGACGGTGTGCCGACGATCGAGTGCGGAAAGCATCGTTGCTTCCTCCGTCCAGATGGCGAGAACACAGGCGGTTCATGCCCCCACCGCACGCTGCGCCCAAACCCGCTCCGCGCCGGGCGGTCGAAACGCTGAGCCGAACGGTCACCGCCGCAGCCACACGTCATCACGCCACCACCGCCCGTCACCCCCGACCCGGGATGCGACCATGGCCAGGTGAAGATCCTGTCCATCCAGTCGTCGGTCGCCTACGGTCACGTCGGCAACTCCGCCGCCGTGTTCCCATTGCAACGCCTCCGACACGAGGTCTGGCCGGTTTTGACCGTGCACTTCTCCAACCACACCGGCTACGGCGCCTGGCGCGGCCCGCTGCTCGCCCCCACCGACGTCGCCGACGTCATCGCCGGGATCGAGGACCGCGGCGTGCTCGGCACCGCCGACGCCGTCCTCTCCGGCTACCAGGGCGACCCCGCCGTCGGCGCGGTCATCCTCGACGCGGTCGCCCGGGTCAAGGCCGCCAACCCGGCCGCGCTCTACTGCTGCGACCCGGTCATGGGCGACGTCGGCCGCGGCATGTTCGTCCGCCCCGGCATCCCTGAATACCTGCGTGACACGGTCGTGCCCTGCGCCGACATCGTCACCCCCAACCAGTTCGAGCTGGAGTTCCTCGCCGGCCGCACCACCGACACCCTCGACGACCTGCTCGCCGCCGTCGACACCGTCCGCGCCGCCGGCCCACGGCACGTCCTGGTCACCAGCGTCCTGCACGGTGACCTGCCCGCCGGGCACCTGGAAGTCGTCGCCGTCTCCGACGAGGGCGCCTGGGCCGTCACCACCCCGCTGCTGCCGATCGCCCCCAACGGCGGCGGCGACGTCACCGCCGCCCTGTACCTGGCGCACCTCGTCACCACCGGCTCACCGCAGACCGCGCTGGAACACACCACCAACTCGATCTACGCGGTACTCGAGGCGACCCTCGAAGCCGGCACCCGGGAGCTGCAACTCGTCGCCGCCCAGGACGCCATCGCGCAGCCGCCGACCCGGTTCACCGCCCGCCGGCTGCGCTGACCGCCGCCCGGGTGCACCTGCCGCGCGGGTGCACCCGGCGACGACTCGCCGCCTGAACTGGTGGACGACACCACCGCCCAGCAGGCAGGATGCGGACGTGTCACCGCACCAGGGCACCGACGACCCCGCGTTCGCCCAGCGCCTGCGCGACCTGACCCGGCTACGCCGCGTCCGCGACCGCATCGACCGCGAGTACGCCAACCCCCTCGACGTCGAAGCCCTCGCCCGCGGCGAGCACATGTCCGCCGGCCACCTCAGCCGCCAGTTCCGCCTGACCTACGGCGAATCCCCGTACGCGTACCTCATGACCCGCCGCATCGAACGCGCCATGGCCCTGCTGCGCCGCGGCGACCTCAGCGTCACCGATGTCTGCTTCGCCGTCGGCTGTCAGTCCCTGGGCACCTTCAGCACCCGGTTCACCGAACTCGTCGGCGAACCACCCAGCGCCTACCGTGCCCGCCACGCCCCCGACACCGCCGAGCCGCCCCCG
This genomic window contains:
- a CDS encoding OFA family MFS transporter, with translation MLSALDRRHTVAPPGYSRWLIPPAALAIHLCIGQVYATSVYKNSLIAHFDTGQTAIGVIFSIAIVMLGLSAAVAGTWVEANGPRKAMFVSACFWAAGFLVGALGIATGQLWLLYLGYGVLGGIGLGIGYISPVSTLIKWFPDRPGLATGLAIMGFGGGAMVASPLSRQLLSFYDAGYDPSDSGSTASGSALVWLFVTLGIGYFVIMMFGVFNVRVPAPDWRPAGFDPSKVAEKPLVTTANVSAANAVRTRSFWLLWVVLFCNVTAGIGILEQASPMIQDFFRDNGTSAVSVAAAGGFVGLLSLFNMAGRFVWSSTSDVIGRKPIYVVYLGVGMVLYLVLALVGQTSTALFVLLASVILSFYGGGFATIPAYLRDLFGTFEVGAIHGRLLTAWSAAGVAGPLIVNGFLDAQGEPGTLTAAAYRPALFTMVGVLAVGLVANLLVRPVPERYHEPASGRGETGQGQPGSTERSGS
- the pdxY gene encoding pyridoxal kinase PdxY, which produces MKILSIQSSVAYGHVGNSAAVFPLQRLRHEVWPVLTVHFSNHTGYGAWRGPLLAPTDVADVIAGIEDRGVLGTADAVLSGYQGDPAVGAVILDAVARVKAANPAALYCCDPVMGDVGRGMFVRPGIPEYLRDTVVPCADIVTPNQFELEFLAGRTTDTLDDLLAAVDTVRAAGPRHVLVTSVLHGDLPAGHLEVVAVSDEGAWAVTTPLLPIAPNGGGDVTAALYLAHLVTTGSPQTALEHTTNSIYAVLEATLEAGTRELQLVAAQDAIAQPPTRFTARRLR
- a CDS encoding helix-turn-helix transcriptional regulator, giving the protein MSPHQGTDDPAFAQRLRDLTRLRRVRDRIDREYANPLDVEALARGEHMSAGHLSRQFRLTYGESPYAYLMTRRIERAMALLRRGDLSVTDVCFAVGCQSLGTFSTRFTELVGEPPSAYRARHAPDTAEPPPCLTKQATRPVRNREARTARPPLA